From Aspergillus chevalieri M1 DNA, chromosome 4, nearly complete sequence, a single genomic window includes:
- a CDS encoding Dabb family protein (COG:S;~EggNog:ENOG410PQUX;~InterPro:IPR011008,IPR013097;~PFAM:PF07876), which yields MIMGITHIVQFQFKSDVSPDVVKDTCHRMLALAHTCLHPKTEKPYLKSVTGGKDNSIEGIQNGITHAFVVQFENEADREYYCHKDPSHLAFVKRVVELVEKVQVVDFTHGVVV from the exons ATGATCATGGGAATCACACACATCGTCCAATTTCAATTTAAATCCGACGTCTCCCCCGACGTGGTGAAAGAT ACCTGCCACCGAATGCTCGCATTAGCACACACATGCCTCCATCCCAAGACCGAAAAACCCTATCTCAAGTCTGTTACGGGTGGAAAAGATAACTCGATTGAGGGGATTCAG AACGGTATCACGCACGCATTCGTAGTTCAATTTGAAAACGAGGCTGATAGGGAGTACTATTGCCATAAGGACCCTTCGCATCTGGCGTTTGTGAAGAGAGTGGTTGAGTTGGTGGAGAAGGTTCAGGTCGTTGATTTTACGCATGGTGTTGTTGTTTGA
- a CDS encoding uncharacterized protein (COG:S;~EggNog:ENOG410QAXZ), with product MAEVIGTISAVAGIVTNVVQAIQLIDTARDRVRGKSKTMKQVATQLDSIYQSLSLVRDERPLQTAKVEQHCVVIIGIANELEACFDRLQSGQQHGSVRRFFSAMKNGDKDDAELSEILLRLDRAQNELVLRISVAQVGLMGNLNQGFKVSYDLLMDTNRKCQKILGTGLQLASQLQSRQPERNGQLVLGHTELQELGLVRPQEQVDESPKLDAKFTDNITLDQASIIIGNVGVQNWEHTARVKATISANKFGNNLSMVVGNMEAFPMQRVFG from the exons ATG GCGGAAGTTATCGGTACCATCTCCGCCGTGGCAGGAATCGTCACAAACGTCGTGCAGGCCATCCAACTGATCGATACCGCCCGAGACCGTGTCCGCGGAAAATCAAAGACCATGAAACAGGTCGCCACCCAGCTCGACAGCATCTACCAGTCCCTCTCTCTAGTCCGCGACGAACGCCCTCTACAAACCGCTAAAGTGGAACAGCATTGTGTGGTGATTATCGGAATCGCGAATGAGCTGGAAGCATGTTTTGACCGACTTCAATCCGGGCAGCAACACGGTAGCGTTCGTCGGTTCTTCAGTGCTATGAAGAACGGTGATAAGGACGACGCGGAGTTGTCTGAGATTCTGCTGCGCTTAGATCGTGCTCAGAATGAACTCGTGTTGCGTATTTCCGTCGCGCAGGTTGGTCTTATGGGAAACTTAAATCAGGGATTCAAGGTCTCCTACGATCTCTTGATGGACACGAACCGCAAGTGCCAGAAGATCCTTGGCACAGGTCTTCAGCTTGCCAGTCAGTTGCAAAGCAGACAGCCGGAGAGAA ATGGCCAATTGGTACTTGGACACACCGAACTTCAGGAATTGGGCCTGGTCAGACCTCAGGAGCAAGTTGATGAATCGCCTAAGCTGGACGCTAAATTCACCGATAATATCACCCTTGATCAAGCCTCCATTATCATAGGAAATGTCGGGGTGCAGAACTGGGAGCACACTGCTCGGGTCAAGGCTACCATTTCGGCGAATAAGTTTGGAAACAATCTGTCTATGGTGGTGGGTAATATGGAAGCGTTCCCTATGCAGCGTGTCTTTGGTTAA
- a CDS encoding ATP-binding protein (COG:S;~EggNog:ENOG410PPVP;~InterPro:IPR027417) translates to MECVAGKDNINTLKKKIWDRSPARFEDTIIDYSDLKLYSPVVQLNYEEEFDVKNGEFLRPRRMITSNPLFPESKDPDVDIVVVVSGGATTQKRKCSESRNANIPRKLPITQHQLICPRERTVSKLAAILDDMNIVHVRGTPASGKTRLSELLRDYYRKEGRRAFLIKRWEGLNFKNPWGSLVELVEKWNDEAQEAPTTTSQSEQDLSWVLTSNTVIIVDEAQATYSDDTLWNTIFKERLTPNVYKFRLCLFCSYGSPATGPDPTFFTPVKFSDEQRISLTPQNQQDSPPIGLFYDKEEFRDVIS, encoded by the exons ATGGAATGTGTTGCAGGCAAAGATAATATCAACactctcaaaaagaagatctGGGACCGTTCACCAGCACGCTTTGAAGATACTATCATTGACTACAGTGATCTCAAGCTCTACAGCCCTGTCGTGCAACTCAAttatgaagaggagtttgatgtgaaaaatggtgaattcctacgcccacgccgaatgatcacgtccaacccactcttccccgaaagcaaggatccagatgtggatattgttgttgttgtgagcggagGTGCCACTACACAGAAACGGAAGTGCTCGGAATCACGaaatg CGAATATACCTCGGAAACTGCCCATCACACAGCATCAGTTGATATGCCCTCGAGAACGTACAGTGTCAAAACTTgcggccattttggatgacatgaacatagtccatgtgcgtggaactccagccagtgggaaaacacGTCTCTCTGAACTTTTGAGAGACTACTATcgcaaagagggaagaagagctTTCTTAATCAAAAGATGGGAAGGACTCAATTTTAAGAATCCTTGGGGCAGTCTTGTCGAGCTTGTTGAGAAATGGAATGATGAAGCACAGGAAGCTCCCACCACAACTTCACAATCAGAGCaggatctctcttgggttttgacatcaaacactgttattattgtggatgaggcacaggcGACCTACAGTGATGATacgctctggaacacaatcttCAAAGAGAGACTAACCCCTAATGTTTACAAAtttcgactatgtcttttctgctcttacggcagtccagcaacaggcccagatccaacattcttcactccagtcaAGTTTTCTGACGAACAACGCATCTCATTGACGCCACAAAACCAGCAAGactcaccacctattggtctattttatgacaaagaagagttcaggGATGTCATTTCATGA
- a CDS encoding uncharacterized protein (COG:G;~EggNog:ENOG410PKRY;~InterPro:IPR016477,IPR011009;~PFAM:PF03881): MTSNASPDLDSNQIDPNVAASKLIPLPVPKRKLITDLPPVHAVTTTRHGTSYWATTNTARITLTLPDNSIKSYFLKTLTNDLGKNILYGEYTSMQEIHRVVPDFAPKPIAWGTYQNNPETHFFLCEYRDMVLARDEMPDPGRFTERLAALHQRSQRQSLEGKFGFHVPTYSGYLPQYTGWERSWEVFFSKSLRVALDLEIKAKGHDSELDVLVPVVFEKIIPRLLRPLESEGRSVKPALVHGDLWYGNSGVDKVSGECLVFDACCFYAHHEYEFGQWMPACNRFGEEYRAAYRELVKPSPPEEDYDGRLDLYKLRFNTHVSALFTDDISLRKQMINDMKGLVSRYG, encoded by the exons ATGACTTCCAACGCCAGCCCAGACCTCGACAGCAACCAAATAGACCCCAATGTAGCCGCCAGTAAGCTCATTCCCCTCCCAGTCCCCAAACGAAAGCTAATAACAGACCTCCCCCCGGTCCACGCGGTCACAACAACCCGCCACGGCACCAGCTACTGGGCCACCACCAACACAGCCCGCATAACCCTCACCCTCCCAGACAACTCCATAAAATCCTACTTCTTGAAAACCCTCACAAATGACCTAGGCAAGAACATCCTCTACGGCGAATACACATCCATGCAGGAAATCCACCGCGTAGTCCCAGACTTCGCACCGAAACCAATCGCCTGGGGGACTTACCAGAATAACCCCGAGACACACTTCTTTCTCTGCGAGTATCGCGATATGGTTCTTGCTAGGGATGAGATGCCTGATCCGGGGAGGTTTACGGAGAGATTGGCGGCGTTGCATCAGCGCAGTCAGCGTCAGAGTCTGGAGGGGAAGTTCGGGTTTCATGTTCCTACGTATAGTGGGTATTTACCACAGTATACTGGATGGGAGAGGAGCTGGGAGGTGTTTTTTTCGAAGAGTTTGCGTGTCGCGCTGGATTTGGAGATTAAGGCGAAAGGACACGATTCTGAGTTGGATGTGCTTGTGCCGGTTGTTTTTGAGAAAATTATCCCGAGGTTATTACGGCCACTGGAGAGTGAGGGACGGTCTGTGAAACCAGCATTGGTGCATGGGGATTTGTGGTATGGGAATTCGGGGGTTGATAAAGTGTCCGGGGAGTGTTTGGTTTTTGATGCGTGTTGTTTTTATGCGCATCATGAGT ATGAATTCGGGCAATGGATGCCGGCGTGCAATCGGTTTGGAGAGGAATATCGTGCGGCGTATCGGGAGCTTGTGAAGCCTTCGCCGCCGGAGGAGGATTATGATGGGCGGTTAGATTTATATAAGCT GCGGTTCAATACTCATGTTTCTGCGCTGTTTACGGATGATATATCGCTGAGGAAACA AATGATAAACGACATGAAAGGCCTTGTCAGCCGATATGGCTAA
- a CDS encoding uncharacterized protein (COG:S;~EggNog:ENOG410PPVP), protein MKRHSILMKVPWITNGHPGAVTSIVDVIYEAYRHDIKRGCIRTLTENHVIWFLEDTATVFDKLRSKPVNRSFPDISRATNGISVILSKITEGSIPFDINDASIKFCYQKGWIHRVALDGGDIAVLPSRLHENASQPRPVKAQYQDEFYRGFVHVAGQGVPISSEWSRTKDGRVDFYIPEKKWAVELLRDHGEVDEHISQSSQVESIIPGWRRR, encoded by the exons ATGAAGAGACAttcaattttgatgaaggtgccctgga taacaaatggccatccaggagcggtGACATCGATAGTTGATGTAATTTACGAG GCCTATCGCCATGACATCAAGCGTGGATGTATCAGGACCTTGACAGAAAatcatgtcatctggttcctggaggacactGCCACAGTTTTTGACAAACTAAGAAGCAAGCCAGttaatcgctcttttccagATATATCAAGAGCTACAAATGGAATCTCAGTCATATTGAGCAAAATTACagaaggaagtattccatttgatatcaatgatgcaagcatcaagttctgttaccagaaaggttggattcacagggtagctctggatggtggtgatattgcagttctgccatcacgcttacatgaaaa tgcatcacaacccagacctgtgaAAGCCCAATACCAAGACGAATTCTACAGGGGATTTGTCCATGTAGCAGGGCAAGGTGTACCaatatccagtgaatggtcaaggaccaaggatggtcgagtggatttctatatccctgaaaagaaatgggcagTTGAATTGTTGAGAGATCATGGAGAAGTcgatgaacatatctctcaATCAAGTCAGGTGGAAagtatcatccctggctggaggagaagatga
- a CDS encoding FAD-binding oxidoreductase (CAZy:AA7;~COG:C;~EggNog:ENOG410PKNQ;~InterPro:IPR016166,IPR006094,IPR036318;~PFAM:PF01565;~SECRETED:SignalP(1-18);~go_function: GO:0016491 - oxidoreductase activity [Evidence IEA];~go_function: GO:0050660 - flavin adenine dinucleotide binding [Evidence IEA];~go_function: GO:0071949 - FAD binding [Evidence IEA];~go_process: GO:0055114 - oxidation-reduction process [Evidence IEA]) has product MKFCPSISALLFSAPLQAETGVGVADSCCAALSASSVGHQVVYPHHQAFVESVVSYYSHSVRLSPTCIVQPESVEDVSAAVSTLVQEGGSLSCKFAVRSGGHTIWAGAANIEDGVTIDLSKMNSTTYNPENKTASIYTGARWASVYKALEKDKVIVAGGRGGPVGVGGFLLGGGNSFHSARVGFACDNVVNYQVVLANGAIVDANRNTNPDLFKALKGGSINFGIVTRFDMKTMPYEGIWGGVVTYDWSTAYKQIPAFVRFTDNIHKDPYASLITMWWYDSKTNTNSVVNALHYTKPVPYPAAYDEFKQFANTSDGVRIDSQYNLVEELSQPGDSRNVFVTGTHVNNAEIIRKCAELHEQVIEEAKKYAKSKSWTIVIIVQPWPKLFTERGSENGGNVLGLERFDKNLIQTLYDYWWDDEADDELFHRLARSIHQQVDGYAKMINADNEFVYLNYADKSQNPLKGYGEENVKYIRHVANKYDPHGVFQYQVPGGFKVSNVN; this is encoded by the exons ATGAAGTTCTGTCCTAGCATCTCGGCCTTGCTGTTCAGCGCTCCTCTCCAAGCAGAAACTGGAGTAGGCGTTGCTGACTCGTGT TGTGCTGCCTTATCAGCCAGCTCCGTGGGCCACCAGGTTGTTTATCCTCACCACCAAGCTTTCGTCGAATCTGTCGTGTCCTATTACTCTCACAGTGTACGCCTGTCGCCAACCTGTATCGTCCAACCGGAATCCGTCGAAGATGTGTCGGCAGCCGTGTCGACGTTGGTCCAAGAGGGTGGTTCTTTGTCCTGCAAATTCGCCGTCCGTAGCGGTGGCCATACCATTTGGGCTGGAGCTGCAAATATTGAGGATGGTGTGACAATTGATCTGTCAAAGATGAATAGTACGACTTACAATCCTGAAAATAAGACGGCATCTATCTACACCGGGGCTAGATGGGCATCTGTGTACAAGGCGCTGGAGAAGGATAAGGTGATCGTGGCTGGTGGCCGTGGCGGACCTGTGGGTGTTGGAGGATTCTTGCTTGGAG GTGGAAATTCTTTTCATTCCGCAAGAGTCGGTTTCGCATGTGACAACGTCGTCAACTACCAAGTCGTCCTGGCCAACGGTGCCATTGTCGACGCCAACCGCAACACCAACCCAGACCTATTCAAAGCCCTAAAAGGTGGCTCAATCAACTTTGGTATCGTGACTCGATTCGACATGAAAACGATGCCTTATGAGGGCATCTGGGGCGGCGTGGTCACATATGACTGGTCAACTGCGTATAAACAGATTCCTGCCTTTGTGCGCTTTACGGACAACATACACAAGGACCCATATGCATCATTAATCACCATGTGGTGGTATGATTCGAAGACGAACACGAACTCAGTTGTTAACGCACTGCATTACACCAAGCCTGTGCCCTACCCTGCGGCCTACGACGAGTTCAAGCAATTTGCTAACACGTCGGATGGTGTTCGAATTGATAGCCAATACAACCTGGTGGAAGAATTGTCGCAGCCGGGCGATTCTCG AAATGTCTTTGTAACCGGCACGCATGTCAACAATGCCGAGATCATTCGCAAATGCGCAGAGCTACACGAACAAGTCATCGAAGAGGCCAAGAAGTACGCGAAAAGCAAGTCATGGACCATAGTGATCATCGTGCAGCCATGGCCGAAATTGTTTACTGAGCGTGGTTCCGAAAATGGCGGAAATGTTTTGGGCTTGGAGCGTTTTGACAAGAATTTAATTC AAACACTCTATGACTACTGGTGGGACGATGAAGCAGATGATGAGCTCTTCCATCGTCTGGCAAGGTCCATCCACCAGCAAGTGGATGGATACGCGAAGATGATCAATGCGGATAACGAGTTTGTCTACCTGAACTATGCCGACAAGAGCCAGAATCCGTTGAAGGGATACGGAGAAGAGAATGTAAAATATATTCGGCATGTGGCGAACAAGTATGATCCGCATGGCGTCTTTCAGTACCAGGTGCCTGGAGGGTTCAAGGTCTCGAATGTGAACTGA